Genomic segment of Desulfobacteraceae bacterium:
GTTCATCCCCACCGGTGGGGTGATGTAGCCGATCTGCATGTTTGCCAGAAAAATGATTCCCAGGTGCACGGGGTCGACCCCGTAGTTGACCGCCACCGGCAGGATCAAAGGCACCATGATCACAATCGCCGAAAAGATGTCGAGGATCGCCCCCAGCACCAGGAGCAGAAGGTTGAGCAGGATCAGAAAGACGATTTTGCCAGAGACGTGCGCCTGGATAAAGGCAAACAGTCGCATGGGAACCTGGGCGTCGATCAGGAAATTGGTGGACGCCAGCGAAACCCCGAGAATCAGCAGGATGCCCCCGACCATGATCATCGATTCGCGCATGATGCCGGGCAGCTGACGCAGCTTGATTTCCCGGTAGATGAAGACCTCCACCCCCAGCACATAGAGGGCGGTAACAGCGGCGGCCTCGGAAATGGCGAAAAAACCGCCGTATATCCCCCCCAGCACGAACAGCGGCAGGGGAATTTCCCAGGCCGCCTCGCGCAACGCCTCCCAGGCTTCCCTGCGGGAGACAGGCACCAGCGGTATCGGGTGGCGGCGGTTGACCCACACGCTCCAGGCGGAGAGCAATACGATCATCAGGCAGCCGGGCAGAATGCCCGCCAGAAAGAGGTCCCCTATGGCCAGATCGCGGCCCACATTCAGCTGCTGGGCGATGATGCCGTAGAGAATCAGCGGCAGCGAAGGCGGCAGGAGCAGCCCGAGACTGCCGGAGGTGGTCACCAGTCCCATGCTGAAGTGTTCACCGAAGCCGGCCTGCTTCAAAGCCGGGTAGAGCAGCG
This window contains:
- a CDS encoding TRAP transporter large permease subunit, translated to MTALFLALALILLALLGAPLFAVILAVAMAGFWSLGVDLSVIAIELYRLADTPALVALPLFTFAGYLLGESQTSRRLVRLTRALLGWMPGGLAVVAFVTCAFFTAFTGASGVTIVALGALLYPALKQAGFGEHFSMGLVTTSGSLGLLLPPSLPLILYGIIAQQLNVGRDLAIGDLFLAGILPGCLMIVLLSAWSVWVNRRHPIPLVPVSRREAWEALREAAWEIPLPLFVLGGIYGGFFAISEAAAVTALYVLGVEVFIYREIKLRQLPGIMRESMIMVGGILLILGVSLASTNFLIDAQVPMRLFAFIQAHVSGKIVFLILLNLLLLVLGAILDIFSAIVIMVPLILPVAVNYGVDPVHLGIIFLANMQIGYITPPVGMN